A genomic window from Fibrobacterota bacterium includes:
- a CDS encoding metallophosphoesterase, translating into MGTLRKLALVAVLSLLSSCSETIVSDAPATEPAKLDPFANPNASGRTQIVVVSDVHLGADLSYAECNANLARLEQFLEQVRTSPNVKELVIAGDLLDEWFVPATVNTYQGKDQADFVKRITAQNKGVIDAFNRIIQAGQILVTYVPGNHDLTITEASVRSVFPGIHQARDSGLQGLGSYSPAGHGEMIIEHGHRYNFFCAPDPYSNQDIAPGSILPPGYFFTRIAALHVQQDCDTAGDTLPMISPNKAADSGQRNTYVYWKVWKTLMRELPIKNKVLDKVVVTNIDGYTANYSIADLAPFQTTDSGFIDVNLYKGLANRWNDIQTRNQVAVKIPTTRAIAMAAVGAETDTNAMNQYFKNPASDRKIVVFGHSHQAKVLSCVRHDGTKGIYANSGTWIDRNAPTTMNFVVVTPQVTSTPTSKTHVKVFTYQSQTVTQMASDSLRI; encoded by the coding sequence ATGGGAACTCTGCGCAAACTGGCCCTTGTCGCCGTTCTCTCTCTATTGTCCAGCTGCTCCGAAACCATCGTTTCCGATGCGCCCGCCACGGAGCCCGCCAAGCTGGACCCCTTCGCCAACCCCAACGCCAGCGGCCGCACCCAGATCGTGGTGGTGAGCGACGTGCATCTGGGAGCGGATCTTTCCTATGCCGAATGCAACGCGAACCTCGCGCGGCTGGAGCAGTTTTTGGAGCAGGTGCGCACATCCCCCAACGTGAAGGAACTGGTGATCGCGGGCGATCTGCTGGACGAATGGTTCGTGCCGGCCACCGTGAACACCTACCAGGGCAAGGACCAAGCCGACTTCGTGAAGCGGATCACCGCCCAGAACAAGGGTGTCATCGACGCATTCAACCGGATCATCCAGGCCGGACAGATTTTGGTCACCTACGTGCCGGGAAACCACGACCTGACGATCACGGAAGCTTCCGTGCGGAGCGTCTTCCCCGGAATCCACCAGGCCCGCGACAGCGGATTGCAGGGGTTGGGATCCTACAGCCCGGCAGGCCACGGCGAGATGATCATCGAACACGGCCACCGCTACAACTTCTTCTGTGCGCCGGATCCGTACTCCAACCAGGACATCGCCCCGGGTTCGATCCTGCCCCCGGGGTATTTCTTCACCCGCATCGCCGCGCTGCACGTGCAGCAGGATTGCGACACCGCCGGCGACACGTTGCCCATGATTTCGCCCAACAAGGCGGCGGACTCGGGGCAGCGAAACACCTACGTCTACTGGAAGGTCTGGAAAACCCTGATGCGGGAACTTCCCATCAAAAACAAAGTGCTGGACAAGGTGGTGGTCACCAACATCGATGGATACACGGCCAACTACTCGATCGCCGACCTCGCCCCGTTTCAGACCACCGACAGCGGGTTCATCGATGTGAACCTCTACAAGGGTCTGGCAAATCGTTGGAACGACATCCAGACCCGCAACCAGGTGGCCGTGAAGATTCCCACCACGAGGGCCATCGCCATGGCGGCTGTCGGAGCGGAAACGGACACCAATGCGATGAACCAATACTTCAAGAATCCCGCCTCGGACAGGAAGATCGTGGTGTTCGGGCACTCGCATCAGGCCAAGGTTCTTTCCTGCGTTCGCCACGATGGCACGAAGGGCATCTACGCCAACTCGGGCACCTGGATCGATCGGAACGCACCCACCACCATGAACTTCGTGGTGGTCACCCCTCAAGTCACCTCAACGCCCACCTCCAAGACCCACGTGAAGGTCTTCACGTACCAATCCCAAACCGTCACCCAGATGGCCTCCGATTCCCTGCGGATCTGA
- a CDS encoding exo-alpha-sialidase, whose amino-acid sequence MYRPIKKSLRIGTLLLASALSLASTSQAAATDFHWGNVAIGGGGFVSAVVPSLLEKNVFYARTDVGGAYRWDEAGKKWIPLTDWISPNELGLWGIDAIAIDPKTPGKVYAMAGTVYWNMINGRGRTAFLRSSDYGKTWEKIFVWDSLNQQFSAHGNGMGRGNGERLVVDPNDGKVMFYGSRNKGLWKSTDNGSTWSHVDGFTTAAGSDTTWNGAGFSFVQFAPGSSSTLYAGFLRESANVFQSTDAGKTWKSLPVPASLATTAGGAKVRLMPQRVAIPSDNKSLFVTFSDGAGPHTMAWDEGWGPIWDGFGRGALLKYDLDSAKWSDNSPEDFIDDGATAASKYDNLDVKAGTYEYAAPYGGIFANPNNPLEMVATNMGYRGAQFWKLDATGKKWKDVWGSNIYHTSNGGKTWAKSFQYYWMDGGVFPAVEQMDANGIGWFFQSTIHWSGSIMMDPFNPKRVFVSSGNGIYMTEDITDYTIVPPANSWDKEVLTQKQVWKVASHGIEETVPLDVVSVPGGPLVSVIGDYDGFRHDDVTAYPAFRHLTNVSGTMAAMGTTRALAFAPKSGKLVKVSDKRLVEPDAYSKVPVSPLQFSSDTGRTWTTNAYEALDTSLSGGRSVALSTDGTVTLWTPAYKSGKDADLPVLRYYNAAWTPVTGIDGSWIAADPVDANVFYAYLRADGSMFKSTDKGVTFAKVGSTGANDFKKFRPVPGRVGDLWMPVSSGGKGGLMRSTDGGATWKTLPGLSDCHAVGFGKGLPGSTFPSLFAFGKLEGVVGVFQSDDTGATWTRVNDDAHSYGAVANGEFVVGDMNTYGVVYMSTAGRGIVARLPGAGPVSAIGASKAAPSALESAILRRSNSALVVSGLPVGTSVEVRSLLGQVVSAHTASLGAQRIALPSRSLYVVRLSHAGQTRTVIR is encoded by the coding sequence ATGTATCGACCTATCAAGAAGAGCCTGCGGATCGGCACCCTCCTTTTGGCGAGCGCCTTGTCGTTGGCCTCCACTTCACAGGCGGCGGCCACGGATTTCCACTGGGGCAACGTCGCCATCGGTGGCGGCGGGTTCGTTTCGGCCGTGGTGCCCTCGCTTCTGGAAAAGAACGTGTTCTATGCGCGCACCGACGTGGGTGGGGCCTACCGCTGGGATGAAGCGGGCAAGAAGTGGATCCCCCTCACCGACTGGATCTCGCCCAATGAGCTGGGCCTGTGGGGCATCGACGCCATCGCGATCGATCCCAAGACTCCCGGCAAGGTCTACGCCATGGCCGGTACGGTGTACTGGAACATGATCAACGGACGCGGACGCACGGCCTTCCTGCGCTCCAGCGACTACGGCAAGACCTGGGAGAAGATTTTTGTCTGGGACAGCCTGAACCAGCAGTTCAGCGCCCACGGCAACGGCATGGGACGCGGCAACGGCGAACGCCTGGTGGTGGATCCCAACGACGGCAAGGTGATGTTCTACGGCTCGCGCAACAAGGGTCTCTGGAAGTCCACCGACAACGGCTCCACCTGGAGCCACGTGGATGGCTTCACCACGGCCGCCGGATCCGACACCACCTGGAACGGCGCGGGATTCTCGTTTGTGCAATTCGCTCCGGGCAGTTCCAGCACGCTGTACGCGGGCTTTTTGCGGGAATCCGCCAACGTGTTCCAATCCACCGACGCGGGCAAGACCTGGAAGTCCCTCCCGGTTCCGGCGAGCCTGGCCACCACCGCCGGTGGCGCCAAGGTCCGCCTGATGCCCCAGCGCGTGGCGATCCCTTCCGACAACAAGTCCCTGTTCGTGACATTTTCCGACGGCGCCGGACCGCACACCATGGCCTGGGACGAAGGCTGGGGACCCATCTGGGACGGCTTCGGGCGCGGTGCGCTCCTGAAGTACGACCTGGATTCGGCCAAGTGGTCGGACAATTCCCCGGAGGACTTCATCGACGACGGCGCCACGGCGGCGTCAAAATACGACAACCTCGACGTGAAGGCGGGAACCTACGAATACGCCGCTCCGTACGGAGGCATCTTCGCCAATCCCAACAACCCGCTGGAAATGGTCGCCACCAACATGGGCTACCGCGGCGCCCAGTTCTGGAAGCTCGACGCCACCGGCAAGAAGTGGAAAGACGTGTGGGGATCGAACATCTACCACACCTCCAACGGCGGCAAGACCTGGGCCAAGTCGTTCCAGTACTACTGGATGGACGGCGGCGTGTTCCCCGCGGTGGAACAGATGGACGCCAACGGGATCGGCTGGTTCTTCCAGAGCACCATCCACTGGTCGGGAAGCATCATGATGGACCCGTTCAACCCCAAGCGCGTGTTCGTCAGCTCCGGCAACGGCATCTACATGACCGAAGACATCACCGACTACACGATTGTCCCGCCGGCCAACAGCTGGGACAAGGAAGTCCTGACACAGAAACAGGTCTGGAAGGTCGCTTCGCACGGCATCGAGGAAACCGTTCCGCTGGACGTGGTGAGCGTCCCCGGCGGCCCGTTGGTTTCCGTGATCGGCGACTATGACGGATTCCGTCACGACGATGTGACCGCCTACCCGGCCTTCCGCCACCTCACCAACGTCAGCGGCACCATGGCCGCCATGGGCACCACGCGCGCCCTGGCCTTCGCTCCCAAGTCCGGCAAGCTCGTCAAGGTTTCCGACAAGCGCCTGGTGGAACCCGATGCCTATTCCAAAGTGCCGGTCTCTCCGCTGCAATTTTCCAGCGACACCGGCCGCACCTGGACCACCAACGCCTACGAAGCCTTGGACACCTCGCTCAGCGGCGGTCGCAGCGTGGCCCTTTCCACCGACGGAACCGTCACGCTTTGGACCCCAGCCTACAAGAGCGGCAAGGACGCGGATCTTCCCGTGCTGCGCTACTACAACGCCGCCTGGACTCCGGTGACAGGAATCGACGGATCCTGGATCGCGGCCGATCCGGTGGACGCGAACGTCTTCTACGCCTACCTGCGGGCGGATGGCTCGATGTTCAAGAGCACCGACAAGGGCGTGACCTTCGCGAAGGTGGGTTCCACCGGCGCCAACGACTTCAAGAAGTTCCGCCCCGTGCCGGGTCGCGTGGGCGACCTCTGGATGCCTGTTTCTTCCGGCGGCAAGGGCGGTCTGATGCGTTCCACCGATGGTGGCGCCACCTGGAAGACCCTTCCAGGCCTCTCCGACTGCCATGCCGTGGGATTCGGCAAGGGACTGCCCGGCTCCACCTTCCCCTCGCTGTTCGCCTTTGGCAAGCTCGAAGGCGTGGTCGGCGTGTTCCAGTCCGACGACACCGGCGCCACCTGGACGCGCGTCAACGACGACGCCCACAGCTACGGTGCCGTGGCCAACGGAGAATTCGTGGTCGGCGACATGAACACCTACGGGGTGGTCTACATGAGCACGGCCGGACGCGGGATCGTGGCGCGCCTGCCCGGCGCGGGTCCGGTCAGCGCCATCGGCGCCTCCAAGGCCGCACCTTCGGCCCTTGAATCGGCGATCCTGCGTCGGTCAAATTCCGCCCTGGTGGTGTCCGGCTTGCCCGTCGGCACCTCGGTGGAAGTGCGCAGCCTGTTGGGCCAGGTTGTCAGTGCGCACACGGCATCGCTCGGTGCCCAGCGCATCGCTCTGCCTTCGCGATCGCTCTACGTGGTGCGCCTCTCTCACGCTGGCCAGACCCGCACGGTGATCCGCTAA
- a CDS encoding FHA domain-containing protein, translated as MAFLNTRVILPEGKVLRLGRDSKNEISVPDPHISRTHAIVKVLPDGSLYVADDGSINGLFCGDERVPYAILRPGQVFLLGVVGFRFE; from the coding sequence TTGGCGTTTCTCAATACACGCGTGATCCTGCCGGAAGGCAAGGTGCTCCGGCTGGGACGGGATTCGAAGAACGAAATCTCGGTCCCGGATCCGCACATTTCGCGAACCCACGCGATCGTCAAAGTCTTGCCCGATGGTTCGCTGTACGTAGCTGACGACGGCTCGATCAACGGCCTGTTTTGCGGCGATGAACGTGTTCCCTACGCGATCTTGCGGCCCGGCCAAGTGTTCTTGCTGGGCGTGGTCGGCTTTCGGTTCGAATGA
- the mutM gene encoding bifunctional DNA-formamidopyrimidine glycosylase/DNA-(apurinic or apyrimidinic site) lyase gives MPELPEVETVRRGLAERGVGQVIAKAVVGHPGILEDCTAQDLSSLAGYRLERCDRHGKYLLLRMAGKSPLTLVVHLGMSGQLTFRRSDESTVEGTVRMPSGYVKTLGPPVSDKHVHLALHCRGGGEFLFRDPRRFGRILLLDGWETARHPRLERLGPDAISLSARELSARLAQGGHRDVKTVLLDQSVVAGVGNIYADEACFKARIRPDRSMETLDAKSRNALARAVLAVLEQGIRLSGTTFRDFVDLDGAQGGNAERLKVYARGGLACLRCGRELAKGVVATRGTVWCERCQR, from the coding sequence GTGCCTGAACTGCCGGAAGTGGAAACCGTCCGACGCGGGCTCGCCGAGCGCGGCGTGGGGCAGGTGATCGCCAAGGCCGTGGTGGGGCATCCCGGGATCCTGGAGGACTGCACCGCGCAGGATTTGTCCAGTCTGGCGGGGTACCGTTTGGAACGGTGCGACCGGCACGGGAAATACCTGCTGTTGCGGATGGCGGGCAAATCCCCGCTCACCTTGGTGGTGCATCTGGGCATGAGCGGACAGCTGACCTTCCGCCGGTCGGACGAATCCACCGTGGAAGGCACGGTGCGGATGCCCTCCGGTTACGTCAAGACCCTCGGTCCTCCGGTGTCGGACAAACATGTCCACCTGGCCTTGCATTGCCGGGGAGGCGGGGAATTTCTGTTCCGCGACCCGCGCCGGTTTGGCCGCATCCTGTTGTTGGACGGCTGGGAAACGGCCCGGCACCCGCGTTTGGAGCGATTGGGCCCTGACGCGATCTCCCTTTCCGCGCGTGAATTGTCCGCTCGGTTGGCCCAAGGCGGCCATCGCGACGTGAAAACCGTGTTGTTGGATCAATCCGTGGTGGCGGGAGTGGGGAACATCTACGCGGATGAAGCCTGTTTCAAGGCGCGGATCCGGCCGGATCGTTCGATGGAAACGTTGGATGCCAAGTCCCGGAACGCCCTGGCGCGTGCGGTCTTGGCGGTGTTGGAGCAGGGAATCCGGTTGTCGGGGACCACTTTCCGCGATTTTGTGGATCTGGACGGTGCCCAGGGCGGCAATGCGGAAAGGCTCAAGGTGTACGCGCGCGGTGGCCTGGCCTGCCTGCGGTGCGGCCGGGAGCTGGCCAAAGGGGTGGTGGCCACCCGGGGGACCGTGTGGTGCGAGCGGTGTCAGCGTTGA
- a CDS encoding SEC-C domain-containing protein produces MADEICPCGSARGYDLCCGRLHAGISVAQSPEELMRSRYAAFVRRDAPYLLNTHHASTRSPQLAAGLQETFRTAHWIGLRVVGSGLEPAREDRGWVEFVAFQGAPEYGQIHERSRFVREDGNWQYVDGRHLPELALDRNGPCVCGSGRKWKKCHGGASGA; encoded by the coding sequence ATGGCTGACGAAATCTGTCCCTGCGGGAGCGCGCGCGGATACGATCTCTGCTGCGGACGATTGCACGCAGGGATTTCCGTGGCGCAAAGCCCCGAGGAACTGATGCGTTCGCGCTACGCCGCCTTCGTGCGGCGTGATGCTCCGTACCTCTTGAATACCCATCACGCCAGCACCCGATCGCCCCAACTGGCCGCCGGCTTGCAGGAAACCTTCCGCACGGCCCACTGGATCGGACTCCGGGTGGTGGGCTCCGGCTTGGAGCCAGCTCGCGAGGATCGCGGCTGGGTGGAGTTCGTGGCCTTCCAAGGCGCACCGGAGTATGGACAGATCCACGAACGTTCGCGATTCGTTCGCGAGGACGGGAATTGGCAATACGTGGATGGCCGCCACCTGCCGGAATTGGCCTTGGACCGCAACGGCCCTTGCGTGTGCGGCAGTGGGCGCAAGTGGAAGAAGTGCCACGGCGGAGCCTCCGGTGCCTGA